A genomic stretch from Pararhizobium sp. IMCC21322 includes:
- a CDS encoding histone deacetylase, translated as MRKFRALAETLVAEGLVAVNGIGGFHVPAPAPESWLALAHSRIYVDQVLNGTLPASVAKEIGFPLDNATAGRAVAFRGRCATAGTVLTATLALEHGIACNTAGGSHHARYEQGAGFCVFNDVAVAIRVLQADHRIGSALIIDLDVHQGDGTALMFADDAKIMTISMHAKRNYPHPKAHSDIDVALPDAMEDAAYLAQLRQLLDDLPPRLQPDIVFYNAGVDPHAEDRLGRLKLTDEGLRQRDTLVLSHCRARNWPVACVIGGGYSRDIAALGRRHSIIHHVARGFWSKVP; from the coding sequence ATGCGTAAATTCCGTGCCTTGGCCGAAACACTGGTGGCCGAAGGTCTTGTCGCAGTCAATGGCATTGGTGGATTTCATGTGCCTGCACCAGCGCCGGAAAGCTGGCTGGCGCTGGCCCATAGCCGCATCTATGTGGATCAGGTTCTCAATGGAACCCTGCCTGCCTCTGTTGCAAAAGAAATCGGCTTTCCACTGGACAATGCAACTGCCGGACGGGCGGTGGCATTTCGTGGTCGCTGCGCCACAGCGGGGACGGTGCTCACCGCAACTCTTGCACTTGAACATGGGATTGCCTGCAACACGGCAGGGGGCAGTCATCATGCGCGCTACGAGCAAGGTGCCGGGTTTTGCGTTTTCAATGACGTGGCTGTCGCCATTCGTGTGCTGCAGGCGGATCACCGTATTGGCTCCGCCCTGATCATTGATCTGGATGTGCATCAGGGTGATGGAACTGCTTTGATGTTTGCTGATGATGCTAAAATCATGACGATTTCCATGCATGCGAAGCGCAATTACCCACATCCCAAAGCGCACTCTGATATTGACGTGGCGCTTCCGGATGCCATGGAAGACGCGGCCTATCTCGCGCAGCTAAGGCAATTGCTGGATGATTTGCCGCCTCGGCTCCAGCCCGACATCGTGTTTTACAATGCAGGCGTTGATCCCCATGCTGAGGACCGGTTGGGTCGGCTTAAGCTGACAGATGAAGGATTGCGCCAACGCGACACGCTTGTGCTGTCACATTGCCGGGCGCGCAACTGGCCCGTGGCGTGCGTTATCGGCGGTGGTTATTCCCGCGATATCGCGGCCTTGGGCCGCCGCCATTCAATCATCCATCATGTAGCGCGCGGATTTTGGTCTAAGGTGCCCTAA
- a CDS encoding DUF6460 domain-containing protein: protein MSDPNSMNDRNTLSDSRSGLERFLGDTPLRVAVRLIILSLVVGFVLSAFQLHPLELVRTMIDFVERAFISVFNSLEDFISYIVLGAVIVVPVWFLLRLMKSRD, encoded by the coding sequence ATGAGCGATCCAAATTCGATGAATGACCGAAACACACTGAGCGACAGCCGATCCGGCCTGGAACGCTTTCTGGGCGACACGCCTTTGCGCGTTGCGGTCAGGCTGATCATCCTGTCACTGGTGGTAGGCTTTGTGCTATCTGCATTCCAGCTGCATCCACTGGAACTGGTGCGCACGATGATCGATTTCGTCGAACGCGCCTTTATCAGCGTGTTCAATTCTCTGGAAGATTTCATCAGCTATATCGTGCTGGGCGCGGTAATCGTGGTGCCGGTGTGGTTCCTACTCAGACTGATGAAATCGCGGGATTAG
- a CDS encoding mechanosensitive ion channel family protein, with product MEEATQLAQTLAADAAPFLWDVAKAFLFLIIGFWAAALVRSMIRKRAISSVRIDDTLGVFVSNIAYYLILVFVIIAVLQLFGFEATSLVAVLGATTLAIGLALQGTLSHLAAGVMLVMFRPYKLYEFISIGGESGTVEEINLFFTQLVTPQNVQVIVPNGDAWGSTIVNYSRKETRRLDIIFGIDYGDDIDKAMGIILDIAGADERCLAEPAPWVRVTTLNTSSVDLQLRAWCNTGDYWELNFTVLKKVKEAFDAGGITIPYPHQVEIHKAAE from the coding sequence ATGGAAGAAGCAACACAACTCGCCCAGACACTTGCTGCAGATGCAGCGCCCTTCCTGTGGGATGTAGCGAAGGCATTTCTCTTTCTGATCATTGGATTTTGGGCCGCCGCTCTCGTGCGTAGCATGATCCGCAAACGTGCAATTTCCAGCGTACGGATAGACGATACGCTGGGCGTCTTCGTCTCAAATATTGCCTATTATCTTATCCTTGTATTCGTCATTATTGCGGTTCTGCAGCTGTTCGGCTTTGAAGCCACCAGCCTAGTGGCCGTTCTGGGTGCAACCACCCTGGCCATCGGCCTGGCGCTTCAGGGCACATTGTCTCATCTGGCTGCAGGCGTGATGCTGGTGATGTTCCGGCCTTACAAATTATATGAGTTCATCTCCATTGGCGGCGAGAGTGGCACCGTGGAGGAGATCAATCTGTTCTTCACCCAGCTTGTGACACCGCAAAATGTTCAGGTCATTGTGCCGAATGGCGATGCCTGGGGCTCGACCATTGTCAATTATTCCCGCAAGGAAACGCGTCGGCTGGATATCATTTTCGGCATTGATTACGGCGATGATATAGACAAGGCCATGGGCATCATCCTGGATATTGCAGGCGCAGATGAGCGCTGCCTTGCTGAGCCCGCACCCTGGGTCCGCGTCACAACACTCAATACCTCCTCCGTCGACCTGCAATTAAGGGCCTGGTGCAATACTGGTGATTATTGGGAACTTAATTTTACCGTCCTTAAAAAGGTCAAGGAAGCATTTGATGCTGGCGGAATCACAATTCCATACCCACATCAGGTAGAAATCCACAAGGCAGCTGAATGA
- a CDS encoding cisplatin damage response ATP-dependent DNA ligase: protein MRAFSQLLDRLILTPQRNGKLTLLKDYFATTPDPERGLALAAITGQLNLPSAKPAMLRELIQSRMDPVLFALSYDYVGDLAETISLAWPEKTSPDLPNSDLHLSDIVETLLKTSRRETPALVEAWLDRSDSSVRYALLKLLTGGLRVGVSARLAKTALAQLGAHDVDEIEEIWHGLEPPYETLFAWVEGTGPRPENDNPAPFRPAMLAHPIQDDDFAKLDAADFSAEFKWDGIRVQASAGLAPDGTLKRALYSRTGEDIARAFPDLMEALDADMSIDGELLVLIEGRVQPFNVLQQRLNRKTVSAKMMHAYPAHIRAYDLLVENGADLRALPFSLRRKRLEQAVAKLATSRIDLSPLVDFDTWDAVAAARQTPADHGAGVDADAVEGLMLKRWDSAYVPGRPKGPWFKWKRDPLSVDAVLMYAQRGHGKRSSFYSDYTFGVWRGEELVPVGKAYFGFTDEELKEIDRFVRNNTINRFGPVREVTHNQEVGLVLEVAFEGLNRSTRHKSGVAMRFPRIARLRWDKPPAEADRLESLEALLPREDSV, encoded by the coding sequence ATGCGCGCCTTTTCGCAACTGCTGGACCGGTTGATCCTGACGCCGCAGCGCAATGGAAAGCTGACGTTGCTCAAGGATTACTTTGCAACGACACCCGATCCTGAGCGGGGCCTTGCGCTGGCCGCGATCACAGGACAGCTGAACCTGCCCAGCGCCAAGCCAGCCATGTTGCGGGAACTGATCCAAAGCCGCATGGACCCGGTTCTGTTTGCCCTGTCCTACGATTATGTGGGTGATCTGGCTGAAACCATTTCGCTGGCCTGGCCGGAAAAAACATCCCCGGATCTGCCCAATTCAGACCTGCATCTGAGCGATATCGTCGAGACACTTCTCAAGACCTCGCGCCGGGAAACACCCGCATTGGTGGAGGCCTGGCTTGACCGGTCCGACAGTTCCGTGCGTTACGCTTTGCTGAAACTTCTGACAGGTGGTTTGCGCGTGGGCGTATCGGCGCGTCTGGCCAAAACAGCGCTGGCGCAATTGGGCGCTCATGATGTGGATGAGATTGAGGAAATCTGGCACGGGCTGGAGCCACCTTATGAAACCCTGTTCGCCTGGGTGGAAGGCACAGGTCCACGTCCGGAGAATGACAATCCAGCGCCCTTTCGCCCGGCCATGCTGGCGCATCCGATACAGGATGACGATTTTGCAAAGCTGGATGCGGCCGATTTCAGTGCTGAATTCAAATGGGACGGGATCAGGGTCCAGGCCAGCGCCGGGCTGGCCCCGGACGGCACATTGAAGCGCGCGCTTTACTCGCGTACCGGGGAAGATATCGCCCGCGCTTTTCCGGATTTGATGGAAGCTCTGGACGCAGACATGAGCATTGACGGCGAGTTGCTGGTGTTGATTGAAGGCCGGGTACAGCCCTTCAATGTGCTGCAGCAGCGGCTTAATCGAAAAACTGTTTCCGCCAAGATGATGCATGCTTACCCGGCCCATATACGTGCCTATGATCTGCTGGTTGAAAATGGAGCGGACTTGCGAGCCCTGCCGTTTTCCCTGCGCCGTAAACGGCTGGAACAAGCTGTTGCCAAGCTCGCGACAAGCCGCATCGACCTCTCGCCATTGGTGGATTTTGACACCTGGGACGCCGTTGCAGCGGCGCGTCAGACCCCTGCGGATCACGGGGCCGGTGTTGACGCAGACGCTGTTGAAGGCCTGATGCTGAAACGCTGGGACAGCGCCTATGTGCCGGGCCGCCCGAAAGGACCGTGGTTTAAATGGAAGCGTGATCCACTCAGCGTGGATGCTGTTTTAATGTATGCCCAGCGCGGCCATGGCAAACGTTCCTCCTTCTATTCGGATTACACATTCGGTGTCTGGCGCGGCGAGGAACTGGTGCCTGTTGGCAAAGCCTATTTCGGCTTTACCGATGAGGAACTGAAAGAGATCGACCGCTTCGTGCGCAACAATACGATCAATCGGTTTGGCCCCGTGCGTGAGGTGACGCACAACCAGGAAGTGGGTCTGGTGCTTGAGGTGGCGTTTGAAGGTCTGAACCGGTCCACACGTCATAAATCAGGCGTCGCCATGCGGTTTCCACGCATTGCGCGGCTGCGTTGGGATAAGCCCCCGGCCGAAGCGGATCGGTTAGAGAGTCTGGAAGCGCTTTTGCCGCGCGAAGACAGTGTTTGA
- a CDS encoding ligase-associated DNA damage response exonuclease produces MRFDDLLHPTPKGLYCPPGDFYIDPVKPVARALITHGHADHARPGHTSVLASRQTLDIMALRYGEAHAEHTQDIAYGTEQTIGDVSVSFHPAGHVLGSAQIAVNYKGKRIVASGDYKRADDPTCLPFEPVPCDVFITEATFALPVFRHPDDRQEIQKLLTSVVQFPERAHLVGAYALGKAQRVIALLREAGYDEPIFIHGAMQKLCDYYQSQGVDLGALAPATLEKGKKGNFAGAIVVGPPSAFADKWARRFPDPIAAFASGWMQVRQRAKQRGVELPLILSDHCDWDELLATIREIDPEEVWITHGREDALTRWCELNNYAARPLSLVGYEEETD; encoded by the coding sequence ATGCGTTTTGACGATTTGCTGCATCCAACACCGAAAGGGCTTTACTGCCCGCCGGGTGATTTTTATATTGATCCCGTAAAGCCGGTCGCGCGCGCATTGATCACTCATGGCCATGCGGATCATGCCCGACCGGGCCACACATCTGTGCTGGCGAGCCGACAGACGCTGGATATCATGGCTTTGCGCTATGGCGAGGCGCATGCCGAGCACACGCAGGACATTGCCTATGGCACCGAGCAGACCATCGGTGATGTCAGCGTTTCGTTTCATCCGGCAGGGCATGTTCTGGGATCAGCTCAAATTGCCGTTAATTACAAGGGCAAACGCATTGTGGCGTCGGGCGACTATAAGCGCGCTGATGATCCGACCTGTCTGCCGTTCGAGCCGGTGCCCTGCGATGTGTTCATTACCGAGGCCACCTTTGCCCTGCCGGTGTTTCGCCATCCCGATGACCGGCAGGAAATCCAGAAGTTGTTGACTTCGGTCGTCCAGTTTCCCGAGCGGGCGCATCTGGTGGGGGCCTATGCGCTGGGCAAGGCGCAGCGGGTTATCGCGCTGTTGCGGGAAGCCGGTTACGACGAGCCGATCTTCATCCACGGGGCCATGCAGAAGCTGTGCGACTATTATCAGTCTCAGGGTGTTGATCTTGGAGCGCTTGCCCCGGCCACGCTGGAAAAAGGCAAGAAAGGGAATTTTGCAGGGGCGATTGTGGTGGGACCACCTTCCGCCTTTGCCGATAAATGGGCACGGCGGTTTCCGGACCCGATTGCCGCCTTTGCCTCCGGCTGGATGCAGGTGCGGCAGCGCGCCAAGCAGCGCGGTGTGGAACTGCCATTGATCCTGTCAGATCATTGCGACTGGGATGAATTGCTGGCCACCATTCGCGAAATCGATCCGGAGGAAGTCTGGATTACCCATGGCCGCGAAGATGCGCTGACCCGCTGGTGCGAATTGAACAATTATGCTGCCCGGCCCCTGTCGCTGGTGGGTTACGAAGAGGAGACTGACTAA
- a CDS encoding ligase-associated DNA damage response DEXH box helicase, with protein MDESQTAGQGTDLPQIFQNWFAERGWQPRAHQLDLLARAHGGQSTLLIAPTGAGKTLAGFLPSLIDLYREDGLRRKPGMAFFGPHTLYISPLKALAVDIARNLEAPIREMELPVTVETRTGDTPAHKRQRQKERPPDILLTTPEQIALLLADKNAERFFKQVKTIIFDELHSLVVSKRGDLLSLGLARLFRHAPKITTIGLSATVANPQDLQAWLVPQNREHGEVSEASLIQITGGAKPDISILETQERLPWAGHTALYAIDNIYRQIQEHKTTLLFVNTRFQAELLFQELWRVNEDGLPIAMHHGSLDVGQRRKVEAAMGTGSLRAIVATSTLDLGIDWGDVELVIHVGAPKGASRLAQRIGRSNHRMDVPSKGILVPANRFEVLECKAALDANYIGAQDTPRLHDGALDVLCQHVLGMACAAPFQADDLFTEIKTAAPYADLPRSTFDKIMEFVATGGYALKSYERYAKIRKTEDGTWRLTHPRLAQQYRINVGTIIENPTLLVRMTSRKNGRVGRGGRVLGKVEEYFLETLEPGDTFLFAGQIVRFEGIRETEALVTKSAADTPKIPSFAGGKFPLSTYLAQGVRDILSDPKTWNSLPDQVAEWLEIQKARSVLPGKRELLLETFPRADKHYLIAYPFEGRLAHQTLGMLLTRRLERMKARPLGFVATDYALGVWCLRDLSSMIRRGELSLDALFDEDMLGDDLEAWLRESFMMKRTFRNAALISGLIEKRHPGKEKSGRQVTVSSDLIYDVLNEHEPDHILLQAAWVDASTGLLDIERLGAMLKRVKNHLRHQALDRISPLAVPVMLQIGKEPVFGSADEMILAEVAGNVSPLDELVEEAMRL; from the coding sequence GTGGACGAAAGCCAAACTGCCGGACAAGGGACCGACCTCCCGCAGATTTTCCAAAACTGGTTTGCCGAACGCGGCTGGCAGCCACGGGCGCATCAGCTTGATCTTTTGGCGCGGGCGCATGGTGGGCAGTCGACCCTGCTGATTGCACCGACCGGAGCCGGTAAAACGCTGGCGGGCTTTCTGCCGAGCCTGATTGATCTGTACCGGGAAGATGGATTGCGCCGAAAGCCGGGCATGGCGTTTTTCGGGCCGCATACGCTTTACATCTCGCCATTGAAAGCGCTGGCGGTGGATATTGCGCGCAATCTGGAAGCGCCAATCCGGGAGATGGAGTTGCCGGTCACGGTGGAAACCCGCACCGGAGATACACCAGCCCATAAGCGGCAACGGCAGAAGGAGCGCCCGCCGGACATCTTGCTGACCACGCCGGAGCAGATTGCCCTGTTGCTGGCGGACAAGAACGCGGAACGGTTTTTCAAACAGGTCAAAACCATCATCTTCGATGAGTTGCATTCGCTGGTGGTGTCCAAGCGCGGTGATCTGTTGTCGCTGGGGCTGGCACGGCTGTTTCGTCATGCGCCAAAAATCACCACCATCGGCCTGTCTGCCACCGTCGCCAATCCGCAGGATTTGCAGGCCTGGCTGGTGCCGCAGAACCGCGAGCATGGCGAAGTCAGCGAAGCCAGTCTGATTCAAATCACCGGCGGGGCAAAGCCGGATATCAGCATTCTGGAAACGCAAGAGCGCCTGCCATGGGCCGGGCATACGGCGCTTTATGCAATCGACAATATTTACCGGCAGATCCAGGAGCACAAGACAACGCTGCTCTTCGTCAACACTCGCTTTCAGGCCGAATTGCTGTTTCAGGAACTGTGGCGCGTTAATGAAGATGGTCTGCCCATTGCCATGCATCACGGCTCACTGGATGTGGGGCAGCGCCGCAAGGTGGAAGCCGCCATGGGCACCGGCAGTTTGCGCGCAATTGTCGCGACCTCCACTCTGGATCTGGGCATTGACTGGGGTGATGTGGAACTGGTCATCCATGTCGGCGCGCCGAAGGGGGCCAGCCGTCTGGCCCAGCGCATCGGCCGCTCCAACCACCGCATGGATGTGCCGTCCAAGGGCATTCTGGTGCCCGCCAACCGTTTTGAAGTGCTGGAATGCAAAGCGGCGCTGGATGCGAATTACATTGGCGCACAGGATACGCCGCGCCTGCACGATGGCGCATTGGATGTGCTCTGCCAGCATGTGTTGGGCATGGCCTGTGCAGCACCGTTTCAGGCCGATGATCTGTTTACCGAAATCAAAACAGCCGCACCCTATGCGGATCTGCCGCGCTCCACGTTTGACAAAATAATGGAATTTGTCGCCACCGGCGGCTATGCGCTGAAAAGCTATGAACGTTATGCCAAAATCCGCAAGACGGAAGATGGCACATGGCGGCTGACCCACCCACGACTGGCGCAGCAATACCGCATCAATGTCGGAACCATCATTGAAAACCCCACGCTTCTGGTTCGCATGACCAGCCGCAAGAATGGCCGGGTGGGGCGCGGTGGCCGGGTGCTTGGCAAGGTGGAAGAGTATTTTCTGGAAACGCTGGAGCCGGGCGATACATTTCTGTTTGCCGGTCAGATTGTGCGCTTTGAGGGCATTCGCGAGACCGAAGCGCTGGTCACGAAAAGCGCGGCGGATACGCCCAAAATTCCAAGCTTTGCCGGCGGCAAATTCCCCTTGTCGACCTATCTGGCACAAGGCGTGCGGGATATTCTCTCGGACCCAAAGACATGGAATTCATTGCCCGATCAGGTAGCCGAGTGGCTGGAAATCCAGAAGGCCCGTTCCGTCCTGCCCGGCAAGCGCGAATTGCTGCTGGAAACCTTTCCTCGCGCCGACAAGCATTATCTCATTGCCTATCCGTTTGAGGGACGTCTGGCACACCAGACCCTCGGCATGTTGCTGACACGGCGGCTGGAGCGCATGAAGGCGCGGCCTCTGGGGTTTGTCGCCACCGATTATGCGCTGGGTGTGTGGTGCCTGCGCGATCTGTCCTCCATGATCCGCCGGGGTGAGCTAAGCCTTGATGCTCTGTTTGATGAGGATATGCTGGGTGATGATCTGGAAGCCTGGCTGCGTGAAAGCTTCATGATGAAGCGCACCTTTCGCAATGCGGCTCTGATTTCGGGCCTGATTGAAAAGCGCCATCCGGGCAAGGAAAAATCCGGACGACAGGTCACCGTGTCGTCCGACCTCATCTATGATGTACTGAACGAACATGAGCCGGATCATATTTTGCTGCAGGCCGCCTGGGTTGATGCGTCAACAGGTCTTTTGGACATTGAGCGTCTGGGCGCTATGTTGAAACGCGTCAAGAATCACCTGCGTCACCAGGCGCTGGATCGGATTTCGCCCTTAGCGGTTCCAGTGATGCTGCAAATCGGCAAAGAGCCGGTGTTTGGCAGTGCGGATGAAATGATACTGGCGGAAGTCGCAGGCAATGTCAGCCCGCTGGATGAGCTTGTCGAAGAAGCAATGCGGTTATAA
- the pdeM gene encoding ligase-associated DNA damage response endonuclease PdeM, whose product MALAETIQDEAPLGSVSFTLMGQSFMALPEGVLYWPDETTLIVADLHLEKGSSFARKGIFLPPYDSRATLGRLERLITSLQPARIIALGDSFHDIAAANRLGADECTVINRLQQGRDWVWVSGNHDPYPPDALGGRACDELSIGPITFRHEPIQGAKGEIAGHLHPCSKVRGRARSVRRPCFIEDGTRAILPAFGELTGGLNIRNDAFSGLFEQPDTICIHMLGDRQIYSVSPSNCRPDRRG is encoded by the coding sequence ATGGCTCTGGCAGAGACAATTCAGGATGAGGCGCCGCTTGGCTCAGTGAGTTTCACACTCATGGGCCAAAGCTTTATGGCGCTTCCCGAGGGTGTTTTGTACTGGCCGGATGAGACGACACTGATCGTCGCCGATCTGCATTTGGAAAAAGGTTCCAGCTTTGCCCGCAAAGGCATATTTCTGCCACCCTATGACAGTCGAGCCACGCTGGGGCGTCTTGAGCGTCTGATCACATCACTGCAGCCTGCCCGCATCATTGCGCTGGGAGACAGTTTCCATGATATCGCTGCAGCAAACCGTCTGGGCGCTGATGAATGTACTGTGATCAACCGCTTGCAGCAGGGCCGTGACTGGGTCTGGGTCTCTGGAAATCACGATCCCTACCCGCCCGATGCATTGGGTGGACGCGCATGTGACGAGTTGTCAATTGGCCCGATTACATTCCGGCACGAGCCGATACAAGGCGCAAAGGGAGAGATCGCCGGGCATCTGCACCCCTGCAGCAAGGTAAGAGGCCGTGCGCGGTCTGTGCGGCGGCCTTGTTTCATTGAAGATGGAACGCGCGCTATCCTGCCCGCCTTCGGGGAACTGACCGGGGGGCTCAATATCCGTAATGATGCATTTTCAGGCCTGTTCGAGCAGCCGGACACGATTTGCATTCACATGCTGGGCGACCGGCAGATTTATTCCGTCAGCCCATCAAACTGCAGACCCGACAGACGCGGTTGA
- a CDS encoding DUF3429 domain-containing protein, with product MTMMSDEPISSDRSGKSPPKAALWLGYAGLIPFAACALAVVVFREDLFLQETAGRALLAYGAVILSFLGGAHWGRALYAPNTRLQTRDFVLSVLPSIFGWSCLLLPLVSAGVLLLILGYIWQVYVDLNAMRQNILPRWFGRLRVQLTAGATLFLLIGGAALL from the coding sequence ATGACAATGATGTCTGACGAGCCAATCAGCTCGGATCGTTCTGGTAAATCACCGCCAAAAGCCGCGCTTTGGCTGGGTTATGCCGGGCTTATTCCCTTTGCGGCCTGTGCATTGGCAGTCGTGGTTTTTCGGGAAGACCTGTTTTTGCAGGAAACAGCAGGCCGGGCCCTTTTGGCCTATGGGGCTGTCATCCTGTCCTTTCTGGGTGGCGCGCATTGGGGGCGCGCCCTTTATGCGCCCAACACCAGACTGCAAACCCGTGACTTTGTGCTCAGCGTGCTTCCTTCCATCTTCGGATGGAGTTGCCTGCTGTTGCCCCTTGTTTCTGCAGGCGTGCTGCTGCTCATATTGGGCTATATCTGGCAGGTCTATGTCGATCTGAATGCCATGCGACAGAATATTCTTCCGCGCTGGTTTGGTCGGCTCCGGGTGCAATTGACAGCCGGTGCCACGCTCTTCCTCCTGATCGGCGGCGCCGCACTCCTGTAG
- a CDS encoding TIGR02186 family protein, giving the protein MARLIAICIMLMVTASAAFAERVVLAVSSERVAINSNFSGMDITLFGSIEGDGGDDRGEDGYDVVAVVKGPPVDVVTRKKERIFGVWINRNARTFLSVPSFYALSSNRPPDDIAQSQALQANQIGLENIIFPVATDSIEAPGNSTEFALAYRRLKADNDLFSMDVEGMELLTPTLFKTTIRIPGRVSVGTYSIEVFVFDQGALVAHDEQTLWISKAGLEQLIYDFSRERGLWFGVIAVVLAVFVGWFGGVVFRRE; this is encoded by the coding sequence ATGGCACGTCTCATTGCAATTTGCATCATGTTGATGGTAACGGCATCTGCTGCCTTTGCAGAAAGAGTGGTGCTGGCCGTTTCATCTGAACGGGTTGCCATCAACTCGAATTTTTCCGGAATGGATATCACGCTTTTCGGCAGTATCGAGGGAGATGGCGGCGATGACAGGGGCGAAGATGGCTACGATGTTGTGGCTGTTGTCAAAGGCCCACCCGTGGATGTGGTTACACGAAAGAAGGAGCGTATTTTCGGGGTCTGGATCAACCGGAATGCGCGGACATTTCTCAGTGTGCCCTCCTTTTACGCCCTGTCTTCCAATCGTCCGCCTGACGATATTGCTCAGTCCCAGGCCCTGCAGGCCAACCAGATCGGACTGGAAAACATCATTTTCCCGGTCGCGACCGACAGCATAGAAGCGCCTGGTAATTCGACCGAATTTGCACTCGCCTACCGGCGGCTGAAGGCGGACAATGATCTGTTTTCCATGGATGTGGAAGGGATGGAGTTGCTGACGCCAACCCTGTTCAAAACCACCATTCGCATCCCGGGGCGCGTTTCAGTTGGCACTTACAGCATTGAGGTCTTTGTCTTTGATCAGGGCGCTTTGGTGGCTCATGATGAACAGACATTGTGGATCTCCAAAGCCGGGCTGGAGCAGCTGATTTATGATTTCAGTCGTGAAAGAGGCCTTTGGTTTGGTGTTATTGCTGTGGTTCTGGCGGTTTTTGTCGGCTGGTTCGGTGGCGTTGTGTTCAGACGAGAATAG
- a CDS encoding sulfite exporter TauE/SafE family protein, giving the protein MQIYLPIAELPVSILMLLGMGAAVGFISGLFGVGGGFLLTPLLIFTGIPPAVAVATVTSQTVASSTSGALSYWRRQAIDLKLASMLISGGIVGSALGVFVFRLLREVGQLDLIISVSYLTFLTSIGILMLRESIRAMLKNRDGKRPPARMPGQHSWVLGLPLKMKFRRSKLYVSVLPVLGLGISIGFMGSVLGIGGGFIMVPALIYLLRVPTAMVIGTSLFYIVVTMSVATVLHASTNQTVDVVLALCLMIGGVFGAQFGAQLGQKLRGEQIRALLGLLVLAVGMRFAVNLVLKPDELYSFSVLKLMVGG; this is encoded by the coding sequence GTGCAGATTTACCTGCCCATAGCCGAACTACCGGTCAGCATTTTGATGCTGTTGGGCATGGGTGCTGCGGTGGGCTTTATTTCGGGGCTTTTTGGTGTTGGTGGCGGATTCCTTTTGACGCCCCTGCTGATATTCACCGGCATACCACCCGCTGTTGCCGTGGCCACCGTTACCTCGCAGACCGTTGCTTCATCAACATCCGGTGCCTTGTCCTATTGGCGGCGTCAGGCAATTGATCTGAAACTGGCCAGCATGCTGATTTCGGGCGGTATTGTTGGCTCGGCACTTGGCGTGTTTGTGTTTCGGTTGTTGCGTGAAGTCGGACAGCTGGACCTGATCATTTCGGTTTCCTATCTGACATTTCTGACGTCCATCGGCATTTTGATGCTGCGCGAATCCATTCGGGCCATGCTGAAAAACCGCGACGGCAAACGCCCGCCTGCCAGAATGCCAGGCCAACACAGCTGGGTTCTCGGCCTGCCTTTGAAGATGAAGTTCCGGCGCTCCAAGCTGTATGTCAGCGTTCTGCCGGTTCTCGGCCTTGGAATTTCCATCGGTTTCATGGGATCGGTGCTTGGCATTGGCGGTGGGTTTATTATGGTTCCCGCCCTGATTTACCTCCTGCGTGTGCCAACAGCGATGGTGATCGGCACATCCCTTTTCTACATTGTTGTCACCATGTCGGTTGCCACCGTACTGCATGCCAGCACCAACCAGACGGTGGATGTTGTGCTGGCGCTTTGCCTGATGATTGGCGGCGTGTTCGGGGCACAATTCGGCGCGCAATTGGGCCAAAAGCTGCGGGGCGAACAAATTCGCGCCCTGCTCGGCTTACTGGTGCTGGCCGTTGGCATGCGCTTTGCGGTCAATCTGGTGCTGAAGCCGGACGAGTTGTATTCCTTTTCCGTTCTGAAGCTGATGGTGGGGGGCTGA